One genomic window of Paenisporosarcina antarctica includes the following:
- a CDS encoding biotin transporter BioY translates to MRNENLKMLIVTALFAAIIGIMAQLTIPLPLVPITGQTLAIGFAATILGKRYGTLSVLVYIMLGIAGLPVFSAMTSGLGIVFGPTGGYIIGFIPAAFIIGWYLERFGFTVTHAIIANIMGTVITLTFGAVWLKFIAELSWTAVLAGGVTPFIIVGIIKAVIAATVGIIVRNRLTSAKLLPVVIA, encoded by the coding sequence GTGAGAAATGAAAATTTAAAAATGTTAATTGTAACTGCACTTTTTGCAGCGATTATCGGCATTATGGCACAGCTAACTATACCACTACCACTAGTTCCAATTACCGGGCAAACACTTGCCATCGGGTTTGCGGCAACTATTTTAGGAAAACGGTATGGTACGTTATCCGTACTTGTTTACATCATGTTAGGAATTGCGGGATTGCCTGTGTTTAGCGCTATGACCTCAGGCCTTGGTATAGTTTTTGGTCCAACAGGAGGCTATATCATCGGATTTATTCCAGCAGCCTTCATTATAGGTTGGTATTTAGAACGTTTTGGGTTTACCGTAACCCATGCCATCATTGCTAATATTATGGGGACGGTCATTACATTAACGTTTGGAGCGGTTTGGTTAAAATTCATTGCAGAGTTAAGTTGGACTGCTGTTTTAGCGGGCGGGGTTACTCCATTTATTATTGTGGGAATCATTAAAGCAGTAATTGCTGCAACAGTTGGCATAATAGTACGTAACCGTTTAACATCCGCAAAGTTATTACCGGTTGTCATTGCATAA
- a CDS encoding LTA synthase family protein, producing MKNRSTLLITVTTLIMVITKVFYFRYELFDDMSLMNLLRESFIWLIPYFLVLLFIKKHPIPYLISINLLTSILMILVTWYERYFLIVPSYYDLSQTNQAGSIVEILPYLYAYTDLLYFIDTFILVVAIAIFKKMETPTATRLNTIIIVTSVVFSIIIQSITYNETIYDISVSSKKYGYLNTQISQMMQRNLRNKDEFIEASELTEEFDYPKFIELKNNKYLPDIEHKSFGLAKERHLFVIQVESMQEFVVGEKINNQEITPNINQLLGESTEFTNVIQQIGAGNTSDSEWLLHTSLYPKGLEPTVNFLTGKSYPSMVNYLHEAEYKSMTFHADDITYWNRDVLYPVLGFQDVFTDKEIPNEDVIGFGPSDSILIDFVTEQVKEKVSQNERMYANIMTITSHTPFKMPAKDELLTLPDSYEGSYVGNYLQSVRYTDEQIGRFIQNLKDEGIYENSVIAIFGDHSGLHGRPMTAEDNNLMAELLGKPYSLKDRFTMPFIITVPGVFKNHTINTNLGGQIDMMPTLLNLLGIEIKTPILGQNLFQYKNNLLGMRYYLPAGSFINNDHFYIAENARFPKRFYDIEDMKRIDLDMTYIDKNTTNIQEILNMSDGLMDQYTSKESQIDKK from the coding sequence ATGAAAAATAGATCAACCCTGCTAATTACTGTTACAACACTAATAATGGTCATAACTAAAGTGTTTTATTTCCGATATGAGTTATTTGATGATATGTCACTTATGAACTTATTACGGGAATCTTTCATATGGTTAATTCCCTACTTTCTAGTTTTGTTATTTATAAAAAAACATCCAATTCCTTATCTAATTAGTATTAATTTACTGACTTCAATTCTCATGATTTTGGTTACTTGGTATGAGCGGTATTTTTTAATTGTTCCTTCTTATTATGATTTAAGCCAAACTAATCAAGCAGGGTCAATAGTTGAAATCCTTCCATATTTATACGCTTACACTGATTTACTTTATTTCATAGATACCTTTATTTTAGTCGTCGCTATTGCGATTTTCAAGAAAATGGAGACACCCACAGCTACACGATTAAATACCATAATCATTGTCACTTCAGTCGTTTTTTCTATTATCATTCAATCAATAACTTACAATGAAACCATTTATGATATATCTGTTTCTTCAAAAAAATACGGGTATTTGAATACACAAATTTCACAAATGATGCAACGAAATTTGAGAAATAAAGATGAATTTATTGAAGCATCAGAGCTGACAGAAGAATTTGATTACCCTAAATTCATTGAACTGAAGAACAATAAGTACTTGCCGGACATAGAACATAAAAGTTTTGGCTTAGCAAAAGAGCGACATTTATTTGTGATTCAAGTAGAATCTATGCAAGAATTTGTTGTTGGTGAGAAAATTAATAATCAAGAAATCACACCAAATATCAATCAATTATTGGGAGAAAGTACAGAATTCACAAATGTTATTCAACAAATTGGAGCAGGAAATACTTCAGATTCTGAATGGCTATTACATACATCTCTATATCCTAAAGGGCTAGAACCTACAGTTAATTTCCTTACAGGTAAATCCTATCCATCTATGGTGAATTATTTACATGAAGCTGAATACAAATCTATGACTTTTCATGCAGATGATATTACGTATTGGAACCGCGATGTTTTATATCCAGTGCTTGGGTTCCAAGATGTATTCACTGACAAAGAAATTCCTAATGAAGACGTTATTGGTTTTGGACCATCAGATTCCATTCTGATTGACTTCGTCACAGAACAAGTGAAAGAAAAAGTCAGTCAAAACGAACGAATGTATGCAAATATTATGACAATAACGAGCCATACACCTTTTAAAATGCCGGCTAAAGATGAATTGTTAACTCTACCTGATTCTTACGAAGGTTCTTATGTAGGGAATTATCTACAATCAGTACGTTACACTGATGAACAAATCGGCCGTTTTATTCAAAATTTAAAGGACGAAGGTATTTATGAAAATTCTGTCATTGCTATTTTCGGTGATCACTCGGGTCTTCATGGCAGACCCATGACAGCGGAAGATAATAATTTAATGGCTGAATTATTAGGAAAACCATATTCATTAAAAGACAGATTTACGATGCCGTTCATCATAACAGTACCAGGAGTTTTTAAGAATCACACGATCAATACGAACCTGGGTGGCCAAATAGATATGATGCCGACACTTTTAAATTTATTAGGAATTGAAATCAAAACACCAATTTTGGGACAAAATCTATTCCAATATAAGAACAATTTACTCGGAATGCGTTACTATTTACCAGCTGGATCTTTTATTAATAATGACCATTTTTATATTGCAGAAAATGCACGCTTTCCAAAACGTTTTTATGATATAGAAGATATGAAAAGAATCGATTTAGATATGACATACATTGATAAAAATACGACTAACATTCAAGAAATACTTAATATGTCAGATGGTTTAATGGATCAATATACATCGAAAGAAAGTCAAATAGATAAAAAATAA
- the brnQ gene encoding branched-chain amino acid transport system II carrier protein, with amino-acid sequence MKSQNTLTIGENIVVGLMLFALFLGAGNIIFPPLLGQLSGESLILAISGFLITGVGLPLLAVIAVAKSGGDLQGIASRVHPLFGLIFTIVVYLVIGPLFAIPRTATVSFEIGVAPFLAEGILLEKWPLVIFSILFFTVTVLFALNPTKLVDRIGKILTPILITVIGLLTIKSIITPMGEIGPSHGAYKESPFFESFLQGYLTMDFLAALVFGIVVIKALENKGVHDKKKLVKTTIFAGFIAVLGLSLVYIALSYIGATSIDEIGIQENGGAILALASVELFGNFGKIILAMTIMFACLTTSIGLVVASSQFFEKIIPKISYKLLVFIFAGFSAIVSNVGLTQLISFSIPVLLAIYPLAIVLMFLSFIDKSFDRSPIVYQLALLFTSFISIFDGLKAAKITFPVIESAFNYLPLYTQGIGWLIPSIIGGLIGFIIYKFKK; translated from the coding sequence ATGAAATCACAAAATACTCTAACTATTGGAGAGAATATAGTAGTTGGTCTCATGTTATTTGCATTATTTTTAGGTGCTGGAAATATTATCTTTCCACCATTACTTGGTCAGTTATCTGGGGAATCATTAATACTTGCTATATCTGGTTTTCTTATTACTGGAGTTGGATTGCCATTACTGGCTGTGATAGCAGTAGCAAAATCAGGCGGAGACTTACAAGGAATTGCAAGTAGAGTACATCCACTTTTCGGATTAATTTTCACCATTGTAGTTTATCTCGTAATTGGCCCACTTTTCGCTATACCTAGAACTGCAACCGTTTCATTTGAAATTGGCGTTGCTCCTTTTTTAGCAGAAGGCATTTTACTAGAAAAATGGCCATTAGTCATCTTTAGTATTTTATTTTTCACTGTAACCGTATTATTCGCTCTTAATCCTACTAAGCTTGTTGATCGCATCGGAAAAATTTTAACACCGATATTAATTACGGTCATAGGATTATTAACGATAAAAAGTATAATTACGCCTATGGGTGAAATTGGTCCATCACACGGTGCTTATAAAGAAAGTCCGTTTTTTGAAAGCTTTTTACAAGGTTATTTAACAATGGACTTTTTAGCAGCCTTAGTATTTGGTATTGTTGTTATTAAAGCTTTAGAGAATAAAGGAGTCCATGATAAGAAGAAATTAGTCAAAACAACTATTTTTGCTGGTTTTATCGCGGTATTAGGGTTATCTCTTGTTTACATTGCATTAAGTTATATTGGGGCAACAAGTATCGATGAGATTGGTATTCAAGAAAATGGCGGTGCAATTTTAGCATTAGCTTCTGTTGAATTATTCGGGAATTTCGGCAAAATCATTTTAGCTATGACAATTATGTTTGCGTGCTTAACGACTTCTATTGGATTAGTTGTAGCTTCCTCTCAATTCTTCGAGAAAATAATACCTAAAATATCTTACAAATTGTTAGTCTTTATATTCGCTGGATTTAGTGCAATTGTTTCAAATGTTGGGTTAACTCAACTTATTAGTTTCTCAATACCTGTCTTGTTAGCTATTTACCCGTTAGCAATTGTATTAATGTTTCTATCATTCATTGACAAATCTTTTGATCGATCACCGATTGTTTATCAATTAGCATTATTATTCACTAGCTTTATCAGTATTTTTGATGGGCTAAAAGCTGCTAAAATAACTTTCCCTGTTATAGAAAGTGCATTTAATTACCTTCCACTATATACACAAGGAATCGGTTGGCTGATACCCTCTATTATAGGTGGTCTTATTGGTTTCATCATATATAAATTCAAAAAATAA
- a CDS encoding general stress protein produces MKLESNRRIVVALSEEQMYVKLEQLKEQGYSESDIHVVSKERSHMSTLNSHSEVSTHEAGTMIDKFKSWFTGEDAIKEGLRKLDLSDGETERYSKDVANGGFVLYTDREAVPNEDVLANQQLNEVEVENNVFDSSRNSEQPYPGEERPVQQSEPNFKETTRNDASTNQHVKEKTEPQSEYAKEQGFEPSANDLVNKTDGQFDDPQDRLERGETFSTDPYLVKDENHSIHSMQEEKMIQNKRPTNNEISNEQRFGFQSPGADPNLGPAAFGSEDLDNNSNNNELQSGEDEQEDIKTDQYEERIEPEKLRSKMPLNNKIL; encoded by the coding sequence ATGAAATTAGAATCAAATCGTCGAATTGTTGTAGCTTTATCAGAAGAACAAATGTATGTGAAATTAGAACAATTAAAAGAACAAGGATATTCTGAAAGTGATATTCATGTTGTTTCTAAAGAGCGCTCACACATGAGTACATTGAATAGTCACTCAGAAGTTTCAACACACGAAGCGGGAACGATGATAGATAAATTTAAATCATGGTTTACTGGTGAAGACGCAATTAAAGAAGGATTACGTAAATTAGATTTAAGTGATGGGGAAACAGAGCGCTACTCGAAAGACGTGGCTAATGGTGGATTCGTTCTTTACACAGACAGAGAAGCAGTGCCAAATGAAGATGTCCTCGCAAATCAACAATTAAATGAAGTTGAAGTAGAGAATAATGTGTTTGATTCTTCAAGAAATAGTGAACAACCATATCCAGGTGAAGAACGACCAGTTCAACAAAGCGAACCTAATTTTAAAGAAACAACTCGAAATGATGCGAGTACTAACCAACATGTAAAAGAAAAAACGGAGCCACAAAGTGAATACGCTAAAGAGCAAGGATTCGAACCATCAGCAAATGATTTAGTAAATAAAACAGATGGTCAATTTGACGATCCTCAAGATCGTTTAGAGCGTGGCGAAACTTTTTCTACCGATCCTTATTTGGTTAAAGATGAAAATCATAGTATACATTCAATGCAAGAAGAGAAAATGATACAAAATAAGCGTCCAACTAATAATGAAATTTCAAATGAGCAACGTTTTGGTTTTCAATCACCAGGTGCTGATCCAAATTTAGGTCCTGCAGCTTTTGGATCTGAAGATTTAGACAATAACTCTAACAATAATGAATTACAATCAGGAGAAGATGAGCAAGAAGATATAAAAACTGATCAATATGAAGAACGTATTGAGCCTGAAAAATTGCGTAGTAAAATGCCATTAAACAACAAAATTTTATAA
- a CDS encoding M20/M25/M40 family metallo-hydrolase, translating to MTKLMWSTPEALRALLNEVVSWKSMTLSDGEREFPFKVQSKLQDIPYFQAHPEQIELTDADLGRKFLTALYIHPQAKETIVLLSHFDTVNTEEYGDLEILACEPEMLTKAFFERKNELPDEARIDLESGNYLFGRGTMDMKMGLVLHMGLIEKASKEQWPINLILLTVPDEETNSLGMRAAVSKLIELRTQHDLSYKLFLNSEPVFAQQPGDDKYYLYSGSIGKIMPSAFFYGMETHVGEPLSGISANYIAAFLTQHMEYNPIFQETVLGEKMPLPVSLQQKDLKMEYSAQTPYRATALYNVFLMKRNAAEIMDLFEQVAIKAADECNASYQMICSREGVRPVGNISVMRYDDLLKHAVSKFGEEYVQTVKMTVSENYEMDDREKSFRIIDTLMIHCQELAPAMVLLYAPPYYPAVNSSNNPLVEECVKFVKEFGARNFNRSIKRIHYFNGISDLSYVNYDDNSGGWQVFEANTPVWGDTYTIPFNEMRELQAPVLNVGPFGKDAHRRTERLQMQSAFVEVPQILENMIKSVLCEKI from the coding sequence ATGACAAAACTTATGTGGTCAACACCAGAAGCCCTTCGTGCATTACTAAATGAAGTGGTTAGTTGGAAAAGTATGACTTTATCAGATGGAGAGCGTGAATTTCCATTCAAAGTTCAATCGAAATTGCAAGATATTCCTTACTTTCAAGCTCATCCAGAACAAATAGAACTGACAGATGCTGACCTGGGTAGGAAATTTCTTACAGCATTATATATACATCCTCAGGCAAAGGAAACAATTGTGTTACTAAGCCATTTTGATACAGTCAATACCGAAGAATATGGAGATTTGGAAATATTGGCATGTGAACCAGAAATGTTAACAAAAGCATTTTTTGAGCGGAAGAACGAATTACCAGATGAAGCACGTATTGACCTAGAATCGGGCAATTATTTATTCGGTCGAGGGACGATGGATATGAAAATGGGTCTTGTTTTACACATGGGATTAATTGAAAAAGCGAGTAAAGAACAGTGGCCAATAAACCTCATTTTATTGACTGTCCCGGATGAAGAGACGAATAGTTTAGGGATGAGAGCGGCAGTATCAAAATTAATTGAGTTGCGCACTCAACACGACCTTTCTTATAAACTTTTTCTAAATAGTGAGCCAGTATTCGCGCAACAACCTGGTGACGATAAATATTATCTTTATTCAGGATCAATTGGTAAAATCATGCCGTCCGCCTTTTTTTATGGAATGGAAACACATGTGGGCGAGCCTTTAAGCGGTATCTCTGCAAACTATATTGCTGCTTTCTTAACTCAACATATGGAATACAATCCTATATTCCAAGAGACCGTTCTAGGTGAAAAGATGCCTTTACCCGTGTCACTCCAACAAAAAGACTTGAAAATGGAGTATTCTGCACAGACTCCATATCGAGCTACTGCATTATACAATGTGTTCTTAATGAAACGTAATGCAGCTGAAATCATGGATTTATTCGAACAAGTCGCTATTAAAGCAGCAGATGAATGTAATGCAAGTTACCAAATGATTTGTTCTCGTGAAGGCGTAAGGCCAGTGGGAAATATAAGCGTCATGCGATATGATGATTTATTAAAGCATGCTGTTAGTAAATTCGGCGAGGAGTATGTGCAAACAGTAAAAATGACGGTTAGCGAAAATTACGAAATGGATGATCGTGAAAAATCTTTCCGCATTATAGATACTCTAATGATACATTGCCAAGAACTAGCCCCAGCAATGGTTTTACTTTACGCACCTCCATACTATCCAGCGGTTAACTCAAGCAATAATCCGTTAGTAGAAGAATGTGTCAAATTTGTCAAAGAATTTGGAGCTAGAAATTTTAATCGATCCATAAAACGTATTCATTACTTTAACGGTATTTCCGACTTAAGTTATGTGAACTACGATGATAATAGCGGTGGATGGCAAGTGTTTGAAGCCAACACGCCTGTTTGGGGAGATACCTACACCATTCCATTTAATGAAATGCGTGAGCTTCAAGCACCAGTGTTAAACGTTGGCCCATTCGGAAAAGATGCCCACAGACGTACCGAACGCTTGCAAATGCAAAGCGCCTTCGTAGAAGTACCTCAAATTCTCGAAAACATGATTAAATCTGTACTATGTGAAAAAATATAA
- a CDS encoding helix-turn-helix domain-containing protein: MDFPKEEVGKRIRILRKSRGFTADDLAKKIGVSQSMISQIERGLVSPSLDTLWKMSHCLKLPISAFFEEDNQQHVTVFRENERFELKKMRPNITYQPLSPSNGKEISLFKLILDPGETLDNPLMFHMGEECGYVLSGTIRVTVDGQSYELHQGDSIYFDSNLPHNFVNVSPTISTAIWAMTHPFETFLNPTRIHK, from the coding sequence ATGGACTTTCCAAAAGAAGAAGTTGGTAAGCGTATAAGAATTTTACGAAAATCGCGTGGATTTACTGCGGATGATTTAGCGAAAAAAATAGGGGTCAGCCAAAGTATGATTTCTCAAATAGAGCGTGGACTAGTGTCTCCTTCTTTGGACACCTTATGGAAAATGAGTCACTGTTTAAAATTGCCAATTTCCGCTTTTTTCGAAGAAGATAATCAACAACATGTAACTGTTTTCCGTGAAAATGAGCGTTTTGAGTTGAAAAAGATGCGTCCAAATATAACTTATCAACCTCTGTCACCGAGTAATGGCAAAGAAATCAGCTTATTCAAATTGATATTGGATCCTGGTGAAACTTTGGATAACCCATTAATGTTTCATATGGGTGAAGAATGCGGCTACGTACTATCTGGAACTATTCGTGTAACAGTGGACGGTCAATCATACGAGCTTCATCAAGGGGATAGCATTTACTTTGATAGCAATCTTCCACATAATTTTGTAAATGTGAGTCCAACTATCTCGACAGCTATTTGGGCCATGACACATCCTTTTGAAACTTTTCTGAATCCCACTCGTATACATAAGTAA
- a CDS encoding aminotransferase class I/II-fold pyridoxal phosphate-dependent enzyme, protein MPLTINERITKIEVSGIRQFSNQLIHYPDAVNLTIGQPDFPTPERVKQAGITAITNNLTGYSHNAGLIELRKAVSQFFTEKYQFTYKADSEIIITIGASEAIDAVFRTILEDGDEVILPAPCYPGYAPLITMCGAKIKYLDTSDTGFEPDPERLKGLITEKTKAVLFNLPSNPTGVTIDSKKMDALANVLKEHEIYILSDEIYSENTFEGQHRSFASYPQLSDRLFIIHGLSKSHSMTGWRIGFLLGPEGLIQHCIKIHQYNSVCAPLPSQYAAIEALGKSSSVPAEMNKEYMVRRDYIYTRLLAMGLNVVKPNGAFYIFPSIKEFGLPSFEFATRLLKEGGVACVPGSAFSKYGEGFIRISYAYAMPVLVKGMDRMEAYIATLRKEVVGKIV, encoded by the coding sequence ATGCCACTTACAATAAACGAACGCATTACTAAGATTGAAGTTTCAGGTATTCGCCAATTTTCCAATCAACTTATTCATTATCCTGACGCAGTCAATTTAACCATTGGCCAACCAGACTTCCCAACACCAGAACGCGTGAAACAAGCGGGGATTACTGCAATTACGAACAACTTAACGGGGTACTCCCATAACGCTGGGCTAATTGAACTGCGGAAAGCAGTCAGTCAATTCTTCACTGAAAAGTATCAATTCACGTATAAAGCAGACAGCGAAATCATCATCACGATTGGCGCAAGCGAAGCCATCGACGCTGTTTTTAGAACGATATTGGAAGACGGAGACGAAGTCATTTTGCCGGCGCCTTGCTATCCAGGGTACGCTCCACTTATCACGATGTGCGGCGCAAAGATAAAGTATCTTGATACTTCCGATACAGGCTTTGAACCTGATCCCGAGCGTTTAAAAGGGTTAATTACAGAGAAGACGAAGGCGGTCTTATTTAATCTCCCATCAAACCCAACTGGTGTCACCATTGATTCAAAGAAAATGGATGCATTAGCAAATGTCTTAAAAGAGCATGAAATATATATATTATCTGATGAAATTTATAGTGAAAATACGTTTGAAGGACAACACCGTTCATTCGCATCATATCCACAACTAAGCGATCGCTTATTTATTATTCATGGGTTATCAAAATCGCATTCTATGACTGGTTGGCGCATAGGGTTTTTGCTAGGACCTGAAGGACTCATCCAACATTGTATTAAAATTCACCAATATAATTCAGTATGTGCACCATTACCAAGCCAATATGCAGCGATTGAAGCACTTGGAAAAAGTAGCAGTGTACCTGCTGAAATGAATAAAGAGTACATGGTACGTCGAGATTATATTTATACTCGTCTACTAGCTATGGGGCTAAATGTTGTTAAACCAAACGGTGCTTTTTACATTTTTCCTTCTATTAAAGAATTTGGTTTACCTTCATTCGAATTTGCAACAAGACTTCTAAAAGAAGGTGGAGTTGCTTGTGTTCCAGGTAGTGCATTTAGTAAATATGGTGAAGGTTTCATACGGATTTCTTACGCGTATGCAATGCCTGTGCTAGTTAAAGGCATGGATCGTATGGAAGCATACATCGCAACATTAAGAAAAGAAGTAGTTGGGAAAATAGTTTAA
- a CDS encoding 3'-5' exonuclease, which produces MDDRAAELLRRKTRQQYWATTKRTLPLKKYIPSVKKAKDYVVLDFETTGLRPGADQIIQVGAVKFRNHVQIGIMNQLVNPLRSISTRITALTGITNSMVKNEPKIDSVINELIEFIGDLPIVAHNASFDMNFLYALEEKVELPTYTVIDTLKLSRKVFNETPNHKLTTLAQYLQLEHNAHDALGDCLVTAKIYQYCFKHSI; this is translated from the coding sequence ATGGATGATCGAGCAGCAGAGCTACTTAGACGAAAAACACGTCAACAGTATTGGGCTACGACAAAGCGTACTTTACCCCTGAAAAAATATATTCCTTCCGTGAAAAAAGCAAAAGATTATGTAGTACTTGATTTTGAAACAACGGGATTACGACCAGGAGCAGATCAAATTATTCAAGTCGGAGCTGTAAAATTCCGAAATCATGTGCAAATTGGCATTATGAATCAACTTGTTAATCCATTGCGGTCGATTTCAACACGTATCACGGCATTAACTGGTATTACAAATAGTATGGTGAAAAATGAACCAAAGATTGATAGTGTAATAAACGAGTTAATTGAATTTATTGGGGATCTACCGATTGTTGCTCATAATGCATCGTTTGATATGAATTTTTTATATGCTCTAGAAGAAAAAGTTGAATTACCTACATATACAGTTATTGATACATTAAAACTTTCAAGAAAAGTATTTAATGAAACACCTAATCACAAATTAACAACATTAGCTCAGTATTTGCAACTTGAGCATAATGCTCATGATGCTTTAGGAGATTGTCTCGTCACAGCTAAAATTTATCAATATTGCTTTAAACATTCCATTTAA
- a CDS encoding GntR family transcriptional regulator: protein MRKIKKPESLADQAYDLIRKDILLGKLAPSEELPEEKFAMELGISRTPLREAIRRLATDGLVILQTGKPATVSSFTKEDALHQMEVRKLLETYNVEQVVQHVTPKFLINLKENLKLQKNAAENNDFHDFIKLDCEFHLLLADQNPNIKLCEMIHTINTGVNRAFLILANTYPISAMEASGEHQDIITALEKQNELAARKAMHEHMDNIERRFLHYYEEG from the coding sequence TTGAGAAAAATCAAAAAACCTGAATCGCTCGCGGATCAAGCATATGATTTAATTCGTAAAGATATACTACTAGGTAAACTAGCCCCCAGTGAAGAATTGCCAGAAGAAAAATTTGCGATGGAACTTGGGATAAGTCGGACACCACTTCGTGAAGCGATTCGAAGATTAGCAACTGATGGATTGGTCATCTTACAAACAGGTAAGCCTGCAACTGTTTCGTCCTTCACAAAAGAAGATGCACTTCATCAAATGGAAGTGCGTAAATTACTAGAAACTTACAATGTGGAGCAAGTAGTTCAACATGTGACACCGAAATTTTTAATAAACTTAAAAGAAAACCTAAAACTTCAAAAAAATGCAGCTGAAAATAATGATTTTCATGACTTTATTAAACTTGATTGTGAATTTCATTTACTACTCGCTGATCAAAATCCTAATATAAAGTTGTGTGAAATGATTCATACTATTAATACAGGTGTCAATCGTGCCTTTTTAATTCTTGCAAATACATACCCTATTTCTGCAATGGAAGCGAGCGGAGAACATCAAGATATAATAACTGCTCTTGAAAAACAAAACGAGCTCGCTGCAAGAAAAGCCATGCACGAACATATGGATAATATTGAAAGAAGATTTCTTCATTACTATGAGGAGGGTTAA
- a CDS encoding DMT family transporter translates to MKQWKIYGILVLVMFIWGFNLPAVKYLVSEVRPVTMTAFRIFLASLTVFTILTAMKLVRKPTKKEWKFIFVGALLNVVLHQYFLSIGLSMTSGSNAGLILGTGPVLTAVLVSLIMRVYPSRLQWVGVVLGLFGVSATVLAAGEGASGLSFGDVFVFISILAQVVSYLVISKAAKTLDPRLLTAYMFLIGSFVLFVISLVQEPGEIQVFFEVQPIFWALFFGSAIIGTAVGHMLFNYSVGKTGPSKAAIFMNLNTFFSLVGASIFLDEVISIRHIFGLVFIVTGVIFGSGAAEDLWRKHKLKKSVSN, encoded by the coding sequence GTGAAACAATGGAAAATTTATGGAATTCTCGTCTTAGTTATGTTCATATGGGGCTTTAATTTACCAGCCGTAAAATATTTAGTTTCAGAAGTGCGTCCTGTTACCATGACTGCATTTCGTATATTTTTAGCAAGTCTAACTGTGTTTACAATATTAACGGCGATGAAACTTGTGAGAAAACCCACGAAAAAAGAATGGAAATTTATTTTCGTGGGGGCACTCCTTAATGTCGTATTACACCAATACTTCTTGTCAATTGGATTATCCATGACATCTGGTTCGAATGCTGGTTTAATTTTAGGGACGGGTCCCGTGTTAACCGCTGTATTAGTATCCTTAATCATGCGAGTTTATCCTTCAAGATTGCAATGGGTTGGCGTTGTTCTCGGTTTATTTGGCGTCAGTGCCACAGTATTAGCAGCTGGAGAAGGGGCATCTGGTTTATCTTTTGGTGATGTATTCGTGTTCATATCGATATTAGCTCAAGTAGTTAGTTATTTGGTCATAAGTAAAGCTGCAAAAACATTGGATCCAAGGTTGCTCACTGCTTATATGTTCTTAATCGGCTCATTCGTATTGTTTGTCATTAGCTTGGTCCAAGAACCAGGTGAAATTCAAGTATTTTTCGAAGTTCAGCCTATATTTTGGGCTCTTTTCTTTGGTAGTGCAATAATTGGAACAGCAGTTGGACATATGCTCTTCAACTACTCAGTTGGTAAAACAGGCCCATCAAAGGCTGCCATTTTTATGAACTTAAATACGTTCTTTTCATTAGTAGGAGCTTCCATTTTTTTAGATGAAGTCATATCAATTCGACATATATTTGGACTTGTTTTTATCGTCACAGGAGTGATATTTGGTTCAGGTGCAGCGGAAGACTTGTGGAGAAAGCATAAATTAAAGAAATCTGTCTCAAATTGA